A genome region from Leptospira congkakensis includes the following:
- a CDS encoding FKBP-type peptidyl-prolyl cis-trans isomerase has protein sequence MSKTISKGMVVGFSYHLKNAQGETLDQSDEPLLYLHGWQNIIPGLEKELEGLVNGDSKNVTVPPEDGYGTYNEALIFQVPKTELPAEAELEVGMEFQTDTPEGRMVLYLQEVRDADVILNGNHPLAGETLHFAVTIKSIREATEEELQHGHVHGPGGHHHH, from the coding sequence ATGTCAAAAACCATCAGCAAAGGAATGGTTGTAGGATTTTCCTATCACCTAAAGAACGCCCAGGGAGAAACTCTGGACCAATCAGACGAACCACTATTATACCTCCACGGCTGGCAAAATATCATTCCCGGTTTGGAAAAAGAACTAGAAGGATTAGTGAACGGAGATTCTAAAAATGTAACTGTACCACCTGAAGATGGTTATGGGACATATAACGAAGCTCTGATCTTTCAAGTTCCCAAAACGGAACTTCCTGCGGAAGCAGAGTTAGAAGTGGGAATGGAATTCCAAACGGACACTCCCGAAGGTAGAATGGTTCTATACTTACAAGAAGTTCGTGATGCAGATGTCATTTTGAACGGCAATCACCCGTTAGCTGGAGAAACACTCCACTTTGCGGTTACAATTAAGTCCATTCGCGAAGCAACGGAAGAAGAATTGCAACACGGTCACGTGCACGGTCCAGGCGGACACCACCACCACTAG
- a CDS encoding RNA recognition motif domain-containing protein: MSVNIYVGNLSYDMTEGKLSELFGAHGAVTSAKIITDQYSGRSKGFGFIEMKDGKEADNAIKELNGKNILNREMKVNIAKPKTNNWR, encoded by the coding sequence ATGTCAGTAAACATTTACGTTGGCAACCTCTCTTACGATATGACTGAAGGTAAACTCAGTGAGCTTTTCGGAGCACACGGAGCAGTAACTTCTGCAAAAATCATCACTGACCAGTATTCTGGCCGTTCTAAAGGTTTCGGATTCATCGAAATGAAAGATGGAAAAGAAGCTGATAACGCAATTAAAGAACTTAACGGAAAGAACATTCTTAACCGTGAGATGAAAGTAAACATCGCAAAACCTAAAACAAACAACTGGAGATAA
- a CDS encoding ATP-binding protein, with protein sequence MESKKSEDLRTDLSNIDTNKTLLALRGIPGSGKTSLAKALSLTNGAPIFSIDSYFENEVGDYHFDYQKNHLAYKDCESKTKQALEHGVPFVIVDNTFTLDWELSPYTQLAKEFGYRLHVVTVENRHGGKNIHQIPEEQIEKMKAKYQLVL encoded by the coding sequence ATGGAATCTAAGAAATCAGAAGATTTGAGAACCGATCTCAGTAACATCGATACAAACAAAACATTACTTGCTTTAAGAGGAATTCCTGGTTCCGGAAAAACCAGTTTGGCAAAAGCCCTTTCTCTTACGAATGGAGCCCCTATCTTTTCGATTGATTCTTATTTTGAAAATGAAGTTGGTGATTATCATTTTGATTATCAAAAAAATCATTTAGCGTACAAAGACTGCGAATCCAAAACAAAACAAGCTCTCGAACATGGTGTTCCTTTTGTGATTGTAGACAATACATTTACTTTAGATTGGGAACTTTCACCTTACACTCAATTGGCGAAAGAATTTGGATATAGACTTCATGTTGTGACTGTGGAGAATCGGCATGGCGGAAAAAATATACATCAAATTCCAGAAGAACAAATCGAGAAGATGAAAGCGAAATACCAGTTGGTTTTGTAG
- the fumC gene encoding class II fumarate hydratase, whose protein sequence is MEKRIETDSMGEIEVESSRYWGAQTERSLHHFHIGNDRFPREMIRALGILKKCAALTNKELGILSLEKTELIVKAAEEVIVGTLDDHFPLAIWQTGSGTQTNMNVNEVISNRAIEMADGVMGSKKPIHPNDDVNKAQSSNDTFPTAMHIACAEQLVHKLIPALQTLHDTFEKKSKEFGKIIKIGRTHLQDATPLTLGQEFSGYVQQLSYSIDRIKRVLPSVYRLALGGTAVGTGLNTHPDFAAGAAAAIAKETGLSFITAENKFEALAAHDSLVEVSGVLKTIACSLMKIANDIRWLASGPRSGIGEISIPENEPGSSIMPGKVNPTQSEAMTMVAAQVIGNDVAVNLGGSSGNFELNVFKPLIIFNVLNSIRLLADASVSFEEHCVRGIEPNLETINQNLNRSLMLVTALNPYIGYDKAAKIAKTAHKENSTLKEAGIKLGILTGEEFDEWVKPEEMISPQE, encoded by the coding sequence ATGGAGAAACGAATCGAAACCGACTCTATGGGTGAAATTGAAGTAGAAAGCTCTCGTTATTGGGGTGCACAAACAGAACGTTCCCTCCACCACTTCCATATCGGCAATGATAGATTTCCAAGAGAAATGATTCGAGCTCTTGGAATTTTAAAAAAGTGCGCAGCATTAACAAACAAAGAGTTAGGTATCTTATCTCTAGAAAAAACGGAACTCATCGTCAAAGCGGCAGAAGAAGTCATTGTCGGAACTTTAGATGATCACTTTCCTCTTGCCATATGGCAAACCGGATCGGGAACACAAACCAATATGAATGTGAATGAAGTCATTTCCAATCGTGCCATCGAAATGGCAGATGGAGTTATGGGTTCCAAAAAACCCATCCATCCCAATGATGATGTTAACAAAGCCCAAAGTTCCAACGATACCTTTCCGACAGCCATGCACATTGCCTGTGCCGAACAATTGGTTCACAAACTCATTCCCGCCTTACAAACACTTCACGATACCTTCGAAAAAAAATCAAAAGAGTTTGGCAAGATCATTAAAATTGGCCGAACCCATTTACAAGATGCCACACCACTCACTCTCGGTCAGGAATTTTCAGGTTATGTACAACAACTCTCCTATTCCATAGATAGAATCAAACGGGTGTTACCATCTGTTTACCGATTGGCACTTGGCGGAACGGCTGTGGGAACAGGACTCAATACCCATCCTGATTTTGCAGCGGGAGCAGCGGCGGCAATTGCTAAAGAAACAGGACTTTCTTTTATCACTGCAGAGAACAAGTTTGAAGCACTTGCTGCCCATGATTCGTTAGTCGAAGTCAGTGGAGTTTTAAAAACTATTGCCTGTTCTCTGATGAAAATTGCAAACGACATTCGTTGGTTGGCCTCTGGCCCACGCTCTGGGATTGGAGAAATCTCCATTCCCGAAAATGAACCAGGCTCTTCCATTATGCCAGGAAAGGTCAATCCCACACAATCGGAAGCCATGACTATGGTTGCCGCTCAGGTCATTGGAAATGATGTGGCCGTGAATCTAGGAGGATCTTCCGGCAATTTTGAACTGAATGTGTTCAAACCACTGATTATTTTTAATGTCTTAAATTCCATACGACTGTTAGCGGATGCAAGCGTCTCTTTTGAAGAACATTGCGTAAGAGGAATTGAACCGAACCTCGAAACCATAAACCAAAATTTGAATCGTTCGCTGATGCTTGTGACCGCACTCAATCCATATATTGGTTATGACAAGGCAGCAAAGATTGCGAAAACAGCTCATAAAGAAAATTCTACTTTGAAAGAAGCAGGAATCAAACTAGGAATCCTCACTGGAGAAGAATTTGACGAATGGGTGAAACCGGAAGAGATGATCTCTCCTCAAGAGTAG
- a CDS encoding cation:proton antiporter yields MKSSLFYTLAVAIFFGALAFVFYLGKLYFPLNHGLNPLSLEINFSHFLVGFVAHLKSPFGRLLLQILLILVTCKIFSFLFSLIRIPSVIGEITGGLVLGPSLLGMLAPEFSEMIFPASSMGSLKLLSQVGLIFFMFLIGLETDWKNLHGSLHTAVVISHVSIMFPFLLGVISSLFLFETLAPEKVSFLSFSLFLGISMSITAFPVLARIIQEKKLNTERSGVLAITCAAADDVTAWLILALILGLTSSDSMSGVLLCFFGVVLFLYLAFKYVRTRFASSLSKLENIDFLPNYIVFFLFIWLTFSSLFTESMGIHSLFGAFIAGSTIPANHKIRKIIINKFQDVSVIFLLPLFFAYSGLKTQIGLLSDPNLFLICLLILFVAIFGKLGGSTISARFLGETWKDSLIIGILMNTRGLMELIVLNIGLEMGIIGPELFTIMVIMALVTTAMSGPAINLVQRLFKKKSIPDVVPVLENSGQGIHPKILIAFARPKTGIDLVKLCYKIFPNAKFRTFHVNQNYNFDIEQSQYEMSILFENIRFISANEGIPVDFQFSSSENFETALWEQINEYNPDLLILGSPNVESWKEINKGPIKKIIKSSNCSVAVFVNKGLESLNKIFMESDSEGAVSIINSLGGDPSLFKQWQDGDHFDPNHHVFVRDWNTEKDFEFLKKNYLILGKKRS; encoded by the coding sequence ATGAAGTCCTCACTATTTTATACCCTAGCGGTAGCCATTTTTTTCGGCGCACTCGCTTTCGTTTTTTACCTCGGTAAGTTGTATTTCCCACTCAATCACGGTTTGAATCCTTTGAGCCTAGAAATCAATTTTTCTCACTTCTTAGTTGGCTTTGTGGCTCATTTAAAATCTCCCTTCGGGCGATTGCTTCTGCAAATCCTACTAATCCTTGTTACATGCAAAATCTTTTCGTTTTTGTTTTCGTTAATCAGGATTCCGAGCGTAATCGGAGAAATCACGGGAGGTTTGGTACTCGGCCCTTCACTACTTGGTATGTTGGCACCAGAATTTTCCGAGATGATCTTCCCTGCATCTTCCATGGGTTCCTTGAAATTACTCAGCCAAGTGGGTTTGATTTTTTTCATGTTTCTCATCGGGCTAGAGACCGACTGGAAAAATTTACATGGAAGTTTACATACCGCTGTTGTCATCAGCCATGTATCGATCATGTTTCCCTTTTTACTCGGTGTGATTTCTTCTTTATTTTTATTTGAAACACTAGCACCAGAAAAAGTTTCCTTTCTATCATTCAGTCTCTTTTTGGGAATTTCTATGTCGATCACCGCTTTCCCTGTGTTAGCGCGAATCATTCAGGAAAAAAAATTAAACACTGAGAGATCGGGAGTTCTCGCAATCACATGTGCCGCAGCGGATGATGTCACGGCATGGCTGATTTTGGCTTTGATTTTAGGACTCACTTCTTCCGATTCAATGTCTGGGGTTCTGCTTTGTTTTTTTGGAGTGGTCCTCTTTCTTTATCTAGCATTCAAATATGTTAGAACAAGGTTTGCGAGTAGTCTTTCAAAATTAGAAAATATAGATTTTCTACCAAACTATATCGTATTTTTTCTTTTTATTTGGCTCACTTTTTCATCCTTATTTACGGAATCAATGGGCATTCACTCATTGTTTGGAGCATTTATCGCTGGTTCTACGATCCCAGCAAATCATAAAATCAGAAAAATCATCATTAATAAATTCCAAGATGTAAGTGTAATCTTTCTCCTACCTTTATTTTTCGCATACTCTGGTTTAAAAACTCAAATTGGTCTTTTATCAGATCCAAATTTATTTTTGATTTGTTTATTAATTCTGTTTGTTGCCATTTTTGGAAAGTTAGGTGGCAGTACCATTTCCGCAAGGTTTTTGGGAGAAACATGGAAGGATTCCCTCATCATCGGTATTCTGATGAATACACGAGGACTTATGGAACTAATCGTTTTAAACATCGGATTAGAAATGGGAATCATCGGGCCAGAATTATTCACCATTATGGTGATTATGGCTTTGGTAACGACAGCAATGAGTGGTCCAGCCATCAATTTGGTGCAGAGACTTTTCAAAAAGAAAAGTATTCCTGATGTTGTTCCTGTTTTGGAAAACTCAGGCCAAGGTATTCATCCCAAAATTTTGATCGCCTTTGCCAGACCCAAAACAGGAATTGACTTGGTAAAACTTTGTTATAAAATTTTTCCAAACGCAAAGTTCAGAACCTTCCATGTGAACCAAAACTATAATTTTGACATTGAACAATCTCAGTATGAAATGTCCATTCTCTTCGAAAACATTAGGTTTATTTCCGCAAATGAAGGGATCCCTGTGGACTTTCAATTTTCCTCTTCAGAAAATTTTGAAACTGCTTTATGGGAACAGATAAATGAATACAACCCAGACCTTTTGATTTTAGGGTCACCTAACGTAGAATCATGGAAAGAAATCAATAAAGGTCCAATTAAAAAGATCATTAAATCTTCAAATTGTTCGGTGGCAGTATTCGTAAACAAAGGACTCGAATCATTAAATAAAATTTTTATGGAATCTGATTCAGAAGGTGCTGTTTCCATCATCAATAGTTTGGGAGGAGATCCAAGTTTATTCAAACAATGGCAAGATGGGGATCATTTTGATCCAAATCATCATGTATTTGTTAGAGATTGGAACACAGAGAAAGACTTCGAATTTCTGAAAAAGAACTATTTGATTTTGGGTAAAAAACGAAGTTAA
- a CDS encoding SRPBCC domain-containing protein produces MCKTIKQKVKFRAAPTTIYQYIADSKKVSALTGETATISKRIGGNFSALSGKVTGIIVDLKPSKRIVQAWRRNDFPEGIFSMATFTLKETSEGGTELVLTHRGVPKELIDDVEEGWRQNYWDKIRNVIKT; encoded by the coding sequence ATGTGTAAAACGATTAAACAAAAAGTAAAATTCAGGGCTGCTCCCACAACGATCTATCAGTACATCGCAGATTCAAAGAAAGTCTCTGCTTTGACTGGTGAAACGGCGACGATCAGCAAACGTATCGGCGGTAACTTTTCTGCTCTGTCTGGAAAAGTTACCGGCATCATTGTGGATCTTAAACCCTCAAAACGAATTGTCCAGGCCTGGAGACGAAACGATTTTCCCGAGGGAATTTTTTCTATGGCTACTTTTACGTTAAAAGAAACTTCTGAAGGTGGAACTGAGCTCGTACTCACTCATCGTGGTGTGCCGAAAGAACTCATCGATGATGTAGAAGAAGGTTGGCGCCAAAATTATTGGGATAAAATTCGGAATGTGATCAAAACTTAA